A region of the Pirellulales bacterium genome:
TAAGCATGCTCCTCGCTCGCTGGTTATCGCTACTCACCCAGCCGCAACACACGTCGCGCGTTGTCACGGAAGATCTTCGCGGCCGCCTCGGCCGGAAGATCGATCTGGGCGAAAAGTTCGAGTTGCGGCACGTCCTGGCCCGGGGCCAGAAAGTCGGTGCCGAACATTAATCGATCCTGCCGGCGCAGCAAAAACTCGCGACCGAATTTGGCGTCGCGCTTAATGGCCCCTGCCCCGCTGCCGGCAGATAGATCGCCGTAGAGATTCGGATGTTTATCCATGAGAGCGTCGATGGCGCCGCCCGGCGCGACGTCGCCGCGTGGATAGCCGGCCAGGTCGGCCGCCGTTGCTCCGCCGCCGATGGATGCCCACCAGCCGGGTCCGTGCCCAATCATGACTAGCTCCGGATGCTCGCGCAGCACTCGATCGAGACCGGGCAATCCGGGCACGTCCATGTTGCGCTCGTTGTCGAGGTGAAACAGCAGCGGCAGCTTCAATTCAGCGCAGGCGGCGTACAGCCTCCTATTGCGAGGGTCATCGATGGCAACGCCGGGCTTATGTTCGCCAAAGCCGCGTGCTCCGGCATCGATATACCGCTTGAGCATTTTCAGCAGCCCATCATGGCCGCCGGCGTAGCTGGTCCGCGGATCGACG
Encoded here:
- a CDS encoding amidohydrolase family protein, producing the protein MNSPVVTRRRFCGGMASLVAAASVARSRQRNAFAAEPAAKFPPGRYVDIHTHLGTVWNTGAELTAEALLRWMDAADIAQAVVLPLVSPESSSYPISTDYVLAQSRPHRDRLIPFCSVDPRTSYAGGHDGLLKMLKRYIDAGARGFGEHKPGVAIDDPRNRRLYAACAELKLPLLFHLDNERNMDVPGLPGLDRVLREHPELVMIGHGPGWWASIGGGATAADLAGYPRGDVAPGGAIDALMDKHPNLYGDLSAGSGAGAIKRDAKFGREFLLRRQDRLMFGTDFLAPGQDVPQLELFAQIDLPAEAAAKIFRDNARRVLRLGE